In the Vespula vulgaris chromosome 9, iyVesVulg1.1, whole genome shotgun sequence genome, tataatgatataaacagtttttgtatatttaatatcgattatacgAGCATATATCCAATgtgttataaaattttgtcatGTATGTGTCAAAAATTTTGAtcaatcaaatatttatattaatttatagaaaagtGAGATCTGGAACATTGGATGTACATCCAACGGAAAaagcattaataattaattacgatgTCGAAGCACTCATTTTAGGAGAACTTGGTGATCCTATGCTTGGAGATCGCAAggtatgatatatttaattttcttttataattgaaataattttttttctaagactaattaatttgtaattaaaaattttcgttaTAGGAatgtcaaaaaataattagattaaaaagTTTAAATGCTGATACAAATGTAGCATTATTAGCAAAAGAAGTTATGGATAAATGTTCTTTGATACACGAATCCAAACTACACGAAGTCGAAcaacttatttattatcttcaaaCACGTAGAACAAATGAAAGTGGTAAGACTTttgttgttataatatttttatctttaattaactgtttttaaattttctataggAAATGACAGTACTACTCAACTCCAAAGACCAACATCTTCTAATTCTATGAATATTGAGAGTAGTGAATCAGAACGTGCTATCATCagtaatgttaataattatattgagtTATTATACGAAGAGATgtcagataaaataaaagggtCGTCGTTGATTCTACAATTAGCCCGTGTACCTGACAATCTTTTGGAATTAACTAAGAAtggtaatttttataaatataacatgaaCAAATAAAGTTAtgattgttaatattaatatcttttttttagattcatTATTAAGTGCTTTAGCTAGAGTTCTTCGAGAAGATTGGCGACGCAGTATAGAACTTTCAACAAacatcatatatatctttttttgcttttcaatGTATAGCCAGTTTCATAATATTGTCCTTGAATATAGGGTAAGCATACAAAATATGAATGAGAGAAGCATAATTGTCTTGAAATAatgcaatatattttacaacatttttcatactgtatattttttcacaGATTGGATCTCTTTGTATGGATATcataaattttgaattaaGTCGTTATGATCAATGGAAGGAGGACATGGAAAAATGTAGACGTCATTTTGAAAATACTACTGGTTTAGTTCTTTTTCCAACTACAAATGATGCATGcgatagaagaataaaaattattgatgatATTTGGAATACAGATGGTCCTCTGGATTatgaagtaaaaagaagatctGTAGAAGTTAATTCTAGTGTCAGTGAAAGTGAtttgaagaagatgaaagatgAACTTGAAAAAAGTCGCAAAAAATTTAAAAGTTTAACTAAAAAACAGGAACAATTGCTAAGAGGTCAGTAATATTGTTTGGCCAATAAATAATGTGGTAATTTTCTGTGAGGAAcaggtttctttttttttttctttttttttctccctataTTTACCATTGTATAGGTAACGTTATCCATCCAaaatttgttatctttttttctacaaaaacaaaacaaaaaaaatgcaaaaaataaaaatctgatGATACTAAATCAGGTGAATACaatggataaataaaaacatccTAATTCAACTCTCTGAATTTTTACCGAATCTTTAATGACAATATGTGCAGTCTCACATTATCTTGATTAACATTACCTTCTTCATTTAAAATCAGCAGAAACGAATTATTACGGAAAAATCCGACATCACTTATTGgccaatatataaataaaatcttttaattaaaatttatattaatttatatataatttgtataattacaGTTGCTTTCTacttattattgaatattgcTGAGAACATGgatgttgaaagaaaaatgcgtaaaaaaaatatcattggtATGTTGATTAAAACATTGGACAGAACTAACACTGATTTATTAATTCTGGTTGTtacgtttttaaaaaaattatctatttttcgcGAAAACAAGGATATAATGGTAAAATTACTGTCTGagatattttccttcttttttttttttaagtaaaataactcatatatgttttaataataacaggCAGAGGATAATGTGATTGAGAAACTACCACGACttcttcaaaataataatatagatctTATATCATGCACATTAAAACTACTCTTCAATTTATCTTTTGATGCAAAGTTAAGAGCAAGAATGATACGAGTTGGTATGTTAccaaaattgataaaattactCAGTCATGGTAGGTGTACaattatctataattattttcaaaaattgtaaaatattaattatttcgtttaatttatcatataaattgttattgtAGGTGATATCAAAAGCAAAGTTACAATTTTAGGATTGTTGTATCATGCAAGTATGGATGATAAAGTCAAATCTATGTTCACAAATACCGATTGTATTCCaatggtaaatattttttacgaaaaagttactatttttatttataaaaaagaaaaaaaaagaaaaaataacattaaaaaaaaaacaagcaaGAAAGAATGTTAATATTGTAGGTGATGGATATGATTTTAAATCTTGAAGATGAACACTTAAAACAAGAATTAATTGCACTTGGAGTAAACTTAGCAACAAATGCTAGAAATGCACAGCttatgatagaaaataatcacTTGCAAAATCTTATACAGAAGGCATTCAGAAATCAAGATGCATTGATCatgaaaatgattagaaatatttctcaaCATGATTCGGTGAAAGAGAATTTTGTTGTaagttgttattattattattattatatctcatATATTACTACTTTGCAAATGCAgatactttttaaattaatttataaatatgtacaggAATTTGTAGGTGATTTTGCTATGGCTGTAAATCAATCAGATTCTGAGGATTTTGTAATAGAAGTTGTTGGTATTTTAGGAAATCTAGAATTATCTGATTTAGATTATTCCCAAATTCTTCAACGATGTAATTTAATACCTTGGATACGCAACAATTTAGTTCCAGGTAcgaatcgtaataaaatttgtatgtatattttaaatacaaaaatcatataaattttataggaAAAGCACAAGATGATTTGGTACTTGAGGTTGTTATATTTTTGGGCACCGCAGCTAACGATGAAGATTGCGCTCGTTTATTATGCAAAGCAGATATACTTCTATCTCTTATTGAATTGCTTAAAGGTTTGTAGTAGGgtcgaattttattatatgctgtaatattttattaaaataagtgataataatatgGATAATACGGATTACAGCAAAGCAAGAGGATGACGAAATGGTTTTACAAATAATCTatgtattttatcaaatttctaAACATGATTCAACAAGAGATTATTTAATCCGCGAGACTGGTAATGGTAATAAGCAGTCTATTTTGCTTTACTCGTTGtaaatctaatttttaaaaaatcataaaatattatttaataaaatacttataaaaattcattttcgattGGGtcgaaatagtaataaaataatataattaatttacagaAGCACCTGGATATTTAATAGATTTGATGCATGATAAGAATCCAGCAATTAGAAAAGTTTGTGATGCTTGTTTGGATGTTATTGCTGTAAGTAGTTCCGATttgaaggattaaaaaaaaaagatcaatcattattaaactatacaaatattttagatGTGTGACAAGAATTGGGCAGCAcgtataaaagtagaaaaattccGATCGCATAATCAACAATGGTTGGAAATGGTAGAATCTATAGGGGCAGATGCAGCTACACATTTACTACCAGATGAAGATGATAGTCTCTCACCATTTCTAAGTGGAGAACTTTTAAAACATACCATGTTATTCCCTTCtggtaattaattatcattcgatTTATGCAagcaatttattatattattttgtcattgtcaattaatattataactatgtaataaaataatactgtataatttatttttgcgTAGGTAACTCGGCATTATACAATACAGATGATGGATTTTCTTTGATGAAAAATTCATCAGGATCATCTGAAAATCTTAGTCGTCCAGTTAGCAGgtgatcttattttttttattttgtttttattaaatagaatatcgatattatgtCGTAATACTTCTAAAATAGCGTCATATATTTCTTCAGGTATAGAGATCTTGATGAAATAGGAGAACTTATGGCACGTTCGAAATCACGATTGTCTATTGGCACAAGTTTAGAAGATTCATATTACAGCAACAGAGTTAAATTTACTGATCTGGATAATCCTCATGTATTAATATGAGAGCAAAGTtacattacatattattaatatgtattttctcATGATTCCTATATGTATCAAAGCTTATGTTCTTTCTTATATGCAAAATGTTAGAGTAAGTATTCTACAAAGATGTGTCTCTATTGAAAGAACTATATTGTGAAGTTATATGACAGATTTGTTTGATCTcgtagttttatatatatatatatctagtgcctttcttctttgttaatttataGACATATTTCATTACTCTTCAATTACTAGTCATTTATtttagttattatattattagattgcaattattctatataacaGTTGCTATATTATGAAGTAGACGTAAAGTttcaaaaaaatgtaaaatttctttaaaacttctttatataaatatcttttaaagtatccaatgtaaaaaatacataaatgttGGAAGCTAATACCAAAGagttttatatgtaaaattaaattgattttatcaaaaacataagaatatttaaaataacaatatatcaacaatattgaatattttttatatgcttATAAATTATGgtttagttttttttatatatagcaGATAAACTGAATATGGCCTTGaacataaaattgtttatagcATTGTATGATTAGTGCAATATAGTTAGTAAagtataagaaattatttataaattataaattgaaatttatgttgttattttttttcttttgtattttttgttaaatttagtTTGCTGTATTTATGAAACTATATAAAAGACTGGTACAACTACTTATGAAATTAAGAACTATAAGGAAGTTCTTGATTTATTGTTAGAACTTaaactttttcttataatacatttggccttaggaaaaaataaaatggtatAACTATTGTCACCATctgtaaaaaatgtatgttCTTTCAAATCCCAACTAACAGGACTATCTGAAAATCCTTGCACATGAAAACTGCACCAtggtaaattattttctgttaataaatattctcttatagcattaaatatttgcattattcttcgattagaaaaaaatcctGTATATTGTAGATATTTTACTTGATCTACTAATATATTTGGCTTTGGACATtcatatgtacttacataatttgatgtattttcattttttctaaaaaacaaaaaataatataaacaaaatgatctatgttattatttgatattatataaatgttattttaaaaacgataCATACATTTCTCCAGAAATACTAAAAAATCCAAGCCATTCAAAAAAGGTAGTATTATTAAACGCATCAGTAAGAATAGGTATATTAACACGATATTCAGTTTTATATGAAAGCTTTTGACGGCAAAGTGAAACAGTATATCCACGTTCATGGAACCATGCAGCAACTGAAGATGGACACATCTTTtcatcttaaaaataaataatttgtacaatgaatttatgaatgaatatGTATTAAATGTTAAAGTATCATTACCaataaaaaatgcattaaATGTACCTGGTGGCTcccatattaatattacatcaaAAATTAGGTTAAGATGATTCTCCAATGCTGTTTTAACAcgttcataatttttcttaccaGGTATGAAATGTTCAGCCGTTAAATTAATTGTCACAACTATGACAATTATGATCaatgcaaaaaaaattaataacattaataaaaattaaatttaaatagtaATCTTTCtgaaatctattattattttctaatataccATTTCTTGTATTTGTCTTATAATCGAAATAAGAAGCATTTCCTTCTAATCCAAGTTTTTGAAAATCATCGCGTACCAATGAAATTATCAAAACACCAGTTGGAGTAACAGCCATAGTATTacataaatctattttatttccaatCGTTAGAAGTGTTAATTCTcctgtaaaaaattaatacgtattgacatataatatattatatgatatatataatatattataaagtatatcAATATGACAAAAGGAaatttctttaccttttttaataaatgcaTCAATAAATTGTTTGTTCAACAATTCAGAAACATGAAGGtctttaattcgataataatcacTATCATCTGAAATACAATTTATGACACTATCCGGAATATTATTCGACTGCGGAAATATTAAGGATacctataataaaaaaaaaattttaactaaataaattacttttttctcgtgcatgtatctttttctatataaccTACAAACATGTCACTGCATATAACCTAGAAAAATGTACAATTTCAACGCCTGTTACTTACTACGTGATTATAATAATGCTTCATAATTGTTGCAGGAGAATCTGTTCTATTACAATCTATTCTTTCAAAATGCACATGATGTCGAGGTGGTTTGAAATTCAATACTTCAGGACACAACATGGTAACTTTATTCCGTACTTTTCTTAATCTTTGAAACACGCCGGTCTGTTTACCATAAATACATtgtttatatagtatataatagattactgaataaatactttaaaatcgaaataactTCCACAAGCCTCGGTAGCGCAGTAGGCAGCGCGTAAGTCTCATAATCTTAAGGTCGTGAGTTCGATCCTCACCCGGGGCAATTTTTTgcaacttttatataaaaaattttttaactataaacaataatataaataattatttaataattcataattatataattgtttattatgtaattgttaagttcaaattaaatataacatcgaattttatatactatCATAGTTGTATTCATTGTCAGCAGAGAACGCTACTAGTAGAATTTTAGTACGTTCTTTCACACGTTTTTATTACTATCTACATATCAACTTTCTAATAGTatagttcttttttcataagaaaCACGTGGgcttaatcgtttaattaatattaatactgtTTGATCATGGAAACTAgcaataaaatacaatactTGATCGTGGATACAAGtgcttttattaaaaatgcagCTCTGCAAGTAATGCAACCAATACTTTCCAttcaagaaaaatcatttagtagattttataaactttgttacttatttttattatcagcatataaattatatatatattcatttataatttataattatttactgtTATCTTAGGAAATTGGTGTTAATATTATAACCGAGAAGGATGTGGTTAGCGAGATTACCAATAAACGCCAACTGCGAAGGCTGGTTGTACTTCCATATGATTTAAGTGTTCAAAGTGCATTTCCAGAAAACATTAAATTTGGTAAAACTAAAATTTATCAaggattttattaaaatttttggtgtaaagtattattttttaaattattaagtttattattttttagttacTGAATTTGCTAAGAAAACGGGTGATTATACGAGTTTATCTGCCACTGATGTTAAAGTAATTGCACTTACTTatcaattagaaaaagaaaaagtaggtaCAGAACATTTGAAAGACGCTCCGACCATTGTAAAAACTATTAACAGTgcaaaacgtaataaaaatcgttcaaaACCTGTTGTTGGGTTTTATATgccaaagaaaaaagtaagtttatatatatacataccacgtattatattacatatattttacaataattttaatatatatgtctgtatattACAGCTAAACAGAACAAATGAaactaaagataaaaaaaatataacgcaaaatgaagaagaagaagtatatATTGATTCTATTCAAGAATATCTAGATCCAATTGATActgtaaaaaatgaagaaaatgaggACGTAACAAAAAGtcaagaaaatgagaaaaacgaaaaagatgaagaatatCGGGAATACGAAGAAGAccaagaagatgaagatgagagagaagatgaacTTTCATCAGATGCCACAGAATCTTCTGATgaatatgtatctgattatgaaaCAGCAACATCAGATATAGACTATGACAAAGATATTGAAACAGAAGACTTGGCAGATAAATTTTCGAATCTCAATTGTGAACCAGCTCAATTAGAAGTTCAGAGTGAGGATGGAAATATGCATAATGTAGACGATATTCTTGCACCTATATCAgatgagaaagataaagatgcGTTAGAACAGATAAGTGAATTTGAAGACGAATGTGATAATGATAGTGATTGGATCACACCAAGTaagtttcttaatttttaaagtaaatattataaaaaatatataatcataaatattatactatataaatatgttaatgattataggtaatattaaaaatatgaggAAACAAATGGACTCTGATATACTTAAGGAAAAATCAGCAACTGTTGCATGCTTAACAATGGATTTTGCAATGCAAAATGTTTTAATGCAAATAGGATTGAATATAGCTTCGTTAGATGGAAGAGTGATCAAACAAATgcgaacttttatttttaggtGTTATGCTTGTTTCAAAACTACCAGCATAATGACTAAAATTTTTTGTCCAAATTGTGGTAATAAGACATTAAAAAAGGTTGCAATTTCATTAGATGACAATGGAAAACAACAAATTCATATTAATGCACGAAGACCACTTTCAGCCAAAGGAAAGAGAGTATGtgtcaaaataataatgaaagaatttgttgtataaaaaattaataacttttttctttgctagTTTTCTTTGCCCACGCCACAAGGTGGAAAACATGCAAATAATCCAATACTTTGCGAGGATCAACCTTTGCCTCAACAACGTGTTTCAAAATTggcaagaacaaaaaataatccaCTATATGAAGATTATATAGCAGGATTTTCTCCATTCGTTACACGAGATGTATATTCAAAATCAGCTATGTTAGGTATTCGATCAAATGGTGGTGTTAAATATTGGATGAAGAGAAATCCAAATGAATctagaagaaaacgaaaatgatataagaacaattaattattacttattaattatgtaaatgtaatttatataaatatttttaaagaatttaacTGTGTgatattcataattaatttctattgatttattatGTTGCTAAATatagttaaataatttacaagcAATAAATGATTAAAGCTGTTCATTACCATTGTTAGCTATATCTATCAATGAATAGTCACGTGAccaaattataaaagatacgATTTAAATATTCGCGCGTAAAACAATATCGCGAGATGCGATAttgtttcttattaaaataataatattagtaatatagtaacagtaataatataaactgtACTATttctataaagaaataaaaaaaaaaacaaatctacCTTCctaaaacttttttaaaaattcaagaaatttatattcttgtctaaatttttatttttaaaatgaaaccTTAATATGGGTTAACAATTACGCCTTTATTCATTGTTGGTgcaaacaattataaaaatcaggAGTCACAAAtagtattgttatatatattgaattatagATTTGACCACCAGAGTGGGTAACTAGTAGCTATTGTGACCAACACGAATTTATCTGAATATACCGGTAGTCGTTAAAATGTATTAACATGTCTATGAGTGATGCTTTGAGTTATTTTTTATGCggtcttttatatgaatttaaactaatttaataattgaatgcttatatatttattaatctttataaatataataaataattaaaaacatttaataaaatgtattcgaTATGTAAAAGCACTCATCCTGCAACAGGAGTAGAACATGCTATcacatgttatttttttaatcggtcTGAAAAATGTCTTGTAGTTGCTGGTGCGAATATTATAAGAgtatttcgtttaattccaGACGTAGAtataacgaaaagagaaaaatatacaggtatatataatttttttattattgcttaaaatcacaaaattttcaataaatattttttgttattatgcATATTGTTCTAACAGAATCACGTCCAccaaaaatgaaattagaatGTTTAGCTCAATATACTTTGCATGGGAATGTAATGTCGATGCAAGCAGTACATTTAATTGGATCTCAACGAGATTCTCTCTTATTAAGTTTTCGTGATGCAAAGTTATCTGTTGTTGAATACGATCAAGAAGCTCATGATCTTAGGACAGTATCTTTACATTactttgaagaagaagaaataagggTAATACTATAATttcatattgtttatataattaaaataaaaaaagaaaaaattcagttaagattaataaaactaatttattttactgtTATTTTACTATTAGTAGGGTGACCACATATAAAGCAAGAAATACAATAGTTTGAAAAATTAGtcaaaacaatataaaatatatgtaaatatattttttaacaatgaaatttccaataattaataattcaaatattttttagaattaaaacACCAGGACAAAATGCTGAAATATGGAACTTGTACTATAAAAACAGGATGTCTGGTCACCCTAATTatcagtaatatatataaatataaaaaataacacaataatataattttttaatataaaacgttCTTAATTTTGtctatattaattgttatgttttcatgtatgtattatatctaAGTGAATTATAGATGATTTGTTGttagaattaaaaaggaaaattatttattaggaTGGATGGACAAATCATCACCATATACCAATTGTAAGAGTAGATCCTGAAGGACGTTGTGCAGTTATGTTGATATACGGACGTAAATTAGTGGTATTACCATTCCGTAAAGATCCAAGTCTTGATGATGGAGATTTATTAGATGCAGCAAAATTacttatatctaataaaacaCCTATATTATCATCGTACATGATAGTATTAAAAAGtctagaagaaaaaatggataatattatagatttgcaatttttatatGGATACTATGAACCAACTTTATTGATTCTTTATGAACCTGTAAGAACTTTTTCAGGGTAAgaatatagtattataatttcaattatgtttttgttgttacatatatataacatatattgaTCTTCAATAATACtgtgaaatattcatttacaGACGTATTGCAGTAAGACAAGATACTTGTGCAATGGTAgcaatatcattaaatattcaacAAAGAGTTCATCCTATTATATGGTCTGTCTCTAATTTACCATTTGATTGTTATCAAGCAGTACCAGTAAAAAAACCTCTTGGTGGAACATTAATAATGGCAGTGAATtctctaatttatttaaatcaaagTATTCCACCATATGGAGTATCTCTTAATAGTTTAGCAGATACAAGTACAAATTTTCCTTTGAGtgagtaaaattttttttttaacaactgcacataaattttaaaatattatttttaattttaattttttttaattaattaaaaattttttttaatttatttttttaattcaaaaaaaaattttttaattaattttattttttttttaattttttattttttttaattaaaaaaaattttttttaattaattttattttttttaattttaattaaaatttttaatatttatttaatatttaatttaataataagtacTTCAATAATACTTCTACAAtacagaatatataaatttttttgccTATTGTATTAGAACCACAAGAAGGAGTTAAAATGAGTTTGGAAGGTGCTCAGGTCGCATTTATATCTCCAGATCGTTTAGTCATTTCTCTAAAGAGTGGGGAACTGTATGTACTGTCTTTATTTGCAGACAGCATGCGTTCAGTACGTGgttttcattttgataaagCAGCTGCTAGTGTTTTAACATCATGTGTAAGTAATATTTGTAATGAGAAATCTCACATAAAACATAcatctaattttattttaattattaggtatgtatgtgtgaagATAACTATCTTTTTCTTGGCTCACGTCTTGGAAATTCATTATTACTAAGGTTCACTGAAAAAGAACcagaaaatgaacaaaatttgAATGATAGTGAAATCATGGTTGAAGATAATGAAAGTGAAGAAACTCCagcaaaaaaaattaaacaagatTTCTTAGGTGATTGGATGGCATCTGATGTATTAGATATCAAGGATCCAGAAGAATTAGAAGTATATGGAAGTGAAACACACACATCTATTCATATAACATCTTATATCTTTGAGGTATAActgaatgaaataattgatttattttaatcattattttaatcttttttttttttctaaatttaaagGTATGCGATAGCTTATTAAATATAGGACCCTGTGGAAATATATCTATGGGAGAACCAGCATTTTTATCAGAAGAATTTTCTCATAATCAAGATCCTGATGTTGAATTAGTCACAACATCTGGTTATGGCAAAAATGGTGCTCTATGTGTTCTCCAACGATCAATTCGACCTCAGGTAGTCACGACATTCGAATTACCTGGATGTGAAGATATGTGGACTGTTATTGGTAATCTAAATAATGATGATCAGACAAAAACAGAATCAGAGGGTTCTCATGCTTTTTTGATATTGAGTCAAGAAGATTCAACTATGGTATGTAGGATatcattatcaaaataaattgtttcatatcaaaaaaatgatatcttgtacaaattttatataataaatttatagattCTACAAACTGGTCAAGAAATCAATGAAGTCGATCAAAGTGGATTCAGTACTCAAGGAAGTACTGTTTATGCAGGGAATCTTGGTGCCAACAGATACATAGTACAAGTTACACAAATGGGTATTCGTCTTTTACAAGGAATTGAGCAAGTATGTATGatctttatatacaatattttctatatttttgtgtattattttttataaacgattcTCTGTTAACAATTACAGATACAACATATGCCTATAGATCTTGGTTGTCCTATAGTACATGCTAGTTGTGCAGATCCATATGTAACTATACTTTCAGAGGATGGTCAAGTTATGCTACTA is a window encoding:
- the LOC127066162 gene encoding kinesin-associated protein 3, yielding MDEAKFLKRKVRSGTLDVHPTEKALIINYDVEALILGELGDPMLGDRKECQKIIRLKSLNADTNVALLAKEVMDKCSLIHESKLHEVEQLIYYLQTRRTNESGNDSTTQLQRPTSSNSMNIESSESERAIISNVNNYIELLYEEMSDKIKGSSLILQLARVPDNLLELTKNDSLLSALARVLREDWRRSIELSTNIIYIFFCFSMYSQFHNIVLEYRIGSLCMDIINFELSRYDQWKEDMEKCRRHFENTTGLVLFPTTNDACDRRIKIIDDIWNTDGPLDYEVKRRSVEVNSSVSESDLKKMKDELEKSRKKFKSLTKKQEQLLRVAFYLLLNIAENMDVERKMRKKNIIGMLIKTLDRTNTDLLILVVTFLKKLSIFRENKDIMAEDNVIEKLPRLLQNNNIDLISCTLKLLFNLSFDAKLRARMIRVGMLPKLIKLLSHGDIKSKVTILGLLYHASMDDKVKSMFTNTDCIPMVMDMILNLEDEHLKQELIALGVNLATNARNAQLMIENNHLQNLIQKAFRNQDALIMKMIRNISQHDSVKENFVEFVGDFAMAVNQSDSEDFVIEVVGILGNLELSDLDYSQILQRCNLIPWIRNNLVPGKAQDDLVLEVVIFLGTAANDEDCARLLCKADILLSLIELLKAKQEDDEMVLQIIYVFYQISKHDSTRDYLIRETGNEAPGYLIDLMHDKNPAIRKVCDACLDVIAMCDKNWAARIKVEKFRSHNQQWLEMVESIGADAATHLLPDEDDSLSPFLSGELLKHTMLFPSGNSALYNTDDGFSLMKNSSGSSENLSRPVSRYRDLDEIGELMARSKSRLSIGTSLEDSYYSNRVKFTDLDNPHVLI
- the LOC127066179 gene encoding ribonuclease P protein subunit p40-like, which codes for MLCPEVLNFKPPRHHVHFERIDCNRTDSPATIMKHYYNHVVSLIFPQSNNIPDSVINCISDDSDYYRIKDLHVSELLNKQFIDAFIKKGELTLLTIGNKIDLCNTMAVTPTGVLIISLVRDDFQKLGLEGNASYFDYKTNTRNVVTINLTAEHFIPGKKNYERVKTALENHLNLIFDVILIWEPPDEKMCPSSVAAWFHERGYTVSLCRQKLSYKTEYRVNIPILTDAFNNTTFFEWLGFFSISGEIKNENTSNYVSTYECPKPNILVDQVKYLQYTGFFSNRRIMQIFNAIREYLLTENNLPWCSFHVQGFSDSPVSWDLKEHTFFTDGDNSYTILFFPKAKCIIRKSLSSNNKSRTSL
- the LOC127066173 gene encoding RNA-binding protein NOB1, producing METSNKIQYLIVDTSAFIKNAALQEIGVNIITEKDVVSEITNKRQLRRLVVLPYDLSVQSAFPENIKFVTEFAKKTGDYTSLSATDVKVIALTYQLEKEKVGTEHLKDAPTIVKTINSAKRNKNRSKPVVGFYMPKKKLNRTNETKDKKNITQNEEEEVYIDSIQEYLDPIDTVKNEENEDVTKSQENEKNEKDEEYREYEEDQEDEDEREDELSSDATESSDEYVSDYETATSDIDYDKDIETEDLADKFSNLNCEPAQLEVQSEDGNMHNVDDILAPISDEKDKDALEQISEFEDECDNDSDWITPSNIKNMRKQMDSDILKEKSATVACLTMDFAMQNVLMQIGLNIASLDGRVIKQMRTFIFRCYACFKTTSIMTKIFCPNCGNKTLKKVAISLDDNGKQQIHINARRPLSAKGKRFSLPTPQGGKHANNPILCEDQPLPQQRVSKLARTKNNPLYEDYIAGFSPFVTRDVYSKSAMLGIRSNGGVKYWMKRNPNESRRKRK